The following coding sequences are from one Rissa tridactyla isolate bRisTri1 chromosome 14, bRisTri1.patW.cur.20221130, whole genome shotgun sequence window:
- the FPGS gene encoding folylpolyglutamate synthase, mitochondrial isoform X1 yields MVARGLRALRGALRAAAAAGRRFSTRPARAPAMDYQDAIRTLNTLQTNASYLEQVKRERGDPRAQLEAMRGFLERSGLKVEDLDRLNIIHVTGTKGKGSACAFTECILRSYGLKTGFYSSPHLVQVRERIRINGQPISKELFSKYFWLVYNRLEETKDPEHASMPAYFRFLTIMAFHVFLQEKVDLAVVEVGIGGAYDCTNIIRAPVVCGISSLGIDHTSILGDTMEKIAWQKGGIFKPGVPAFTVMQPERPLEVLRDRAQEQECPLYLCPELDAFEGDHRALELGLAGAHQRSNAALALQLARTWLQRRGCWGLGELKEVPPGVELVGRPVPLAPAFQPTDAMIQGLRDTEWLGRTQVLPRGPVTWYLDGAHTTSSVQACVRWFRQAALNQDKPHDGSEVRVLLFNATGDRDTAALLKLLLPCHFDYAVFCPNFTEVSVANNADQQNFNVTLENALTRCLENQRTWTRLLEEKGGQDPWLPAPLRTGGLLQPTPPRGTLLLVPPAPRPLNSPSLVFPCLAQALRWVAQGRDPRLAAPAATGAHPHPVASSGAVLLREAAAVRVLVTGSLHLVGGVLRLLDPTLSQ; encoded by the exons ATGGTGGCGCGGGGGCTGCGCGCGCTGCGCGGGGCGctgcgggcggccgccgccgccgggcgccggTTCAGCACGCGTCCGGCGCGCGCCCCCGCCATGGACTACCAG GACGCCATCCGGACCCTCAACACTCTGCAGACCAACGCCAGCTACCTGGAGCAGGTGAAACGAGAGCGTGGCGACCCCCGGGCCCAGCTGGAAGCCATGCGGGGCTTTTTGGAGAGGAGCGGGCTGAAG GTCGAGGACCTGGATCGACTGAACATCATCCACGTCACGGGGACGAAGGGCaag GGCTCAGCATGCGCCTTTACCGAGTGCATCCTCCGCAGCTATGGGCTGAAGACGGGCTTTTACAG ctcccctcacCTGGTGCAGGTGCGTGAGCGGATCCGCATCAATGGGCAGCCCATCAGCAAGGAGCTCTTCAGCAAGTACTTCTGGCTCGTCTACAACCGCCTGGAGGAGACCaag GACCCGGAACATGCCAGCATGCCGGCGTACTTCCGCTTCCTCACCATCATGGCCTTCCACGTCTTCCTGCAGGAGAAG gtgGACCTGGCAGTGGTGGAGGTTGGCATCGGCGGCGCCTACGACTGCACTAACATCATCAG GGCGCCGGTGGTGTGTGGGATCTCCTCCCTGGGCATTGACCACACCAGCATCTTGGGGGACACCATGGAGAAGATCGCCTGGCAGAAGGGGGGCATTTTTAAG CCCGGTGTGCCGGCATTCACCGTGATGCAGCCGGAGCGGCCACTGGAGGTGCTGAGGGACCGAGCCCAGGAACAGGAG TGTCCCCTCTACCTCTGCCCGGAGCTGGACGCCTTCGAAGGGGACCACCGGGCACTGGAGCTGGGGCTAGCGGGTGCCCACCAGCGCTCCAACGCCGCCCTGGCCCTGCAGCTGGCACGGACCTGGCTGCAGCGCCGCGGCTGCTGGG GTCTCGGGGAGCTGAAGGAGGTGCCACCAGGTGTGGAGCTGGTGGGGAGGCCAGTGCCGCTGGCGCCCGCCTTTCAACCCACCGATGCCATGATCCAAG GTTTGCGGGACACCGAGTGGCTCGGCCGGACACAGGTGCTGCCCCGCGGCCCCGTGACGTGGTACCTGGATGGTGCCCACACCACCAGCAGCGTCCAGGCCTGCGTCCGCTGGTTCCGCCAGGCCGCCCTCAACCAGGACAAGCCCCACGA cgGCTCCGAGGTGCGCGTGCTGCTCTTCAACGCCACGGGGGACCGGGACACGGCGGCGCTGCTCAAGCTGCTGCTG ccctgccactTCGACTACGCCGTTTTCTGCCCCAACTTCACGGAGGTGTCGGTGGCCAACAACGCTG accAGCAAAACTTCAACGTGACGCTGGAGAACGCCCTGACCCGCTGCCTGGAGAACCAGCGGACGTGGACccggctgctggaggagaagggggggcagGACCCCTGGCTGCCGGCACCCCTGCGGACAGGGGGGCTGCTGCAGCCGACTCCCCCGCGAGGGACCCTGCTCCTGGTCCCCCCGGCCCCACGACCCCTCAATTCCCCCTCCCTCGTCTTCCCCTGCCTGGCCCAGGCACTGCGGTGGGTGGCGCAGGGCCGGGACCCCCGGCTGGCAGCACCCGCGGCCACGGGGGCTCATCCCCACCCCGTCGCCAGCAGCGGGGCCGTGCTGCTGCGGGAGGCAGCCGCCGTCCGCGTCCTGGTCACTGGCAGCCTGCACTTGGTGGGGGGGGTCCTCCGGCTCCTCGACCCCACACTCTCCCAGTAA
- the FPGS gene encoding folylpolyglutamate synthase, mitochondrial isoform X3: MIKDVYKDAIRTLNTLQTNASYLEQVKRERGDPRAQLEAMRGFLERSGLKVEDLDRLNIIHVTGTKGKGSACAFTECILRSYGLKTGFYSSPHLVQVRERIRINGQPISKELFSKYFWLVYNRLEETKDPEHASMPAYFRFLTIMAFHVFLQEKVDLAVVEVGIGGAYDCTNIIRAPVVCGISSLGIDHTSILGDTMEKIAWQKGGIFKPGVPAFTVMQPERPLEVLRDRAQEQECPLYLCPELDAFEGDHRALELGLAGAHQRSNAALALQLARTWLQRRGCWGLGELKEVPPGVELVGRPVPLAPAFQPTDAMIQGLRDTEWLGRTQVLPRGPVTWYLDGAHTTSSVQACVRWFRQAALNQDKPHDGSEVRVLLFNATGDRDTAALLKLLLPCHFDYAVFCPNFTEVSVANNADQQNFNVTLENALTRCLENQRTWTRLLEEKGGQDPWLPAPLRTGGLLQPTPPRGTLLLVPPAPRPLNSPSLVFPCLAQALRWVAQGRDPRLAAPAATGAHPHPVASSGAVLLREAAAVRVLVTGSLHLVGGVLRLLDPTLSQ, from the exons GACGCCATCCGGACCCTCAACACTCTGCAGACCAACGCCAGCTACCTGGAGCAGGTGAAACGAGAGCGTGGCGACCCCCGGGCCCAGCTGGAAGCCATGCGGGGCTTTTTGGAGAGGAGCGGGCTGAAG GTCGAGGACCTGGATCGACTGAACATCATCCACGTCACGGGGACGAAGGGCaag GGCTCAGCATGCGCCTTTACCGAGTGCATCCTCCGCAGCTATGGGCTGAAGACGGGCTTTTACAG ctcccctcacCTGGTGCAGGTGCGTGAGCGGATCCGCATCAATGGGCAGCCCATCAGCAAGGAGCTCTTCAGCAAGTACTTCTGGCTCGTCTACAACCGCCTGGAGGAGACCaag GACCCGGAACATGCCAGCATGCCGGCGTACTTCCGCTTCCTCACCATCATGGCCTTCCACGTCTTCCTGCAGGAGAAG gtgGACCTGGCAGTGGTGGAGGTTGGCATCGGCGGCGCCTACGACTGCACTAACATCATCAG GGCGCCGGTGGTGTGTGGGATCTCCTCCCTGGGCATTGACCACACCAGCATCTTGGGGGACACCATGGAGAAGATCGCCTGGCAGAAGGGGGGCATTTTTAAG CCCGGTGTGCCGGCATTCACCGTGATGCAGCCGGAGCGGCCACTGGAGGTGCTGAGGGACCGAGCCCAGGAACAGGAG TGTCCCCTCTACCTCTGCCCGGAGCTGGACGCCTTCGAAGGGGACCACCGGGCACTGGAGCTGGGGCTAGCGGGTGCCCACCAGCGCTCCAACGCCGCCCTGGCCCTGCAGCTGGCACGGACCTGGCTGCAGCGCCGCGGCTGCTGGG GTCTCGGGGAGCTGAAGGAGGTGCCACCAGGTGTGGAGCTGGTGGGGAGGCCAGTGCCGCTGGCGCCCGCCTTTCAACCCACCGATGCCATGATCCAAG GTTTGCGGGACACCGAGTGGCTCGGCCGGACACAGGTGCTGCCCCGCGGCCCCGTGACGTGGTACCTGGATGGTGCCCACACCACCAGCAGCGTCCAGGCCTGCGTCCGCTGGTTCCGCCAGGCCGCCCTCAACCAGGACAAGCCCCACGA cgGCTCCGAGGTGCGCGTGCTGCTCTTCAACGCCACGGGGGACCGGGACACGGCGGCGCTGCTCAAGCTGCTGCTG ccctgccactTCGACTACGCCGTTTTCTGCCCCAACTTCACGGAGGTGTCGGTGGCCAACAACGCTG accAGCAAAACTTCAACGTGACGCTGGAGAACGCCCTGACCCGCTGCCTGGAGAACCAGCGGACGTGGACccggctgctggaggagaagggggggcagGACCCCTGGCTGCCGGCACCCCTGCGGACAGGGGGGCTGCTGCAGCCGACTCCCCCGCGAGGGACCCTGCTCCTGGTCCCCCCGGCCCCACGACCCCTCAATTCCCCCTCCCTCGTCTTCCCCTGCCTGGCCCAGGCACTGCGGTGGGTGGCGCAGGGCCGGGACCCCCGGCTGGCAGCACCCGCGGCCACGGGGGCTCATCCCCACCCCGTCGCCAGCAGCGGGGCCGTGCTGCTGCGGGAGGCAGCCGCCGTCCGCGTCCTGGTCACTGGCAGCCTGCACTTGGTGGGGGGGGTCCTCCGGCTCCTCGACCCCACACTCTCCCAGTAA
- the FPGS gene encoding folylpolyglutamate synthase, mitochondrial isoform X2: MAEGMLSAWAAAGPSEGTEPDGDAIRTLNTLQTNASYLEQVKRERGDPRAQLEAMRGFLERSGLKVEDLDRLNIIHVTGTKGKGSACAFTECILRSYGLKTGFYSSPHLVQVRERIRINGQPISKELFSKYFWLVYNRLEETKDPEHASMPAYFRFLTIMAFHVFLQEKVDLAVVEVGIGGAYDCTNIIRAPVVCGISSLGIDHTSILGDTMEKIAWQKGGIFKPGVPAFTVMQPERPLEVLRDRAQEQECPLYLCPELDAFEGDHRALELGLAGAHQRSNAALALQLARTWLQRRGCWGLGELKEVPPGVELVGRPVPLAPAFQPTDAMIQGLRDTEWLGRTQVLPRGPVTWYLDGAHTTSSVQACVRWFRQAALNQDKPHDGSEVRVLLFNATGDRDTAALLKLLLPCHFDYAVFCPNFTEVSVANNADQQNFNVTLENALTRCLENQRTWTRLLEEKGGQDPWLPAPLRTGGLLQPTPPRGTLLLVPPAPRPLNSPSLVFPCLAQALRWVAQGRDPRLAAPAATGAHPHPVASSGAVLLREAAAVRVLVTGSLHLVGGVLRLLDPTLSQ, encoded by the exons ATGGCAGAAGGGATGCTGTCGGCGTGGGCGGCCGCGGGCCCCTCTGAGGGGACCGAGCCCGATGGG GACGCCATCCGGACCCTCAACACTCTGCAGACCAACGCCAGCTACCTGGAGCAGGTGAAACGAGAGCGTGGCGACCCCCGGGCCCAGCTGGAAGCCATGCGGGGCTTTTTGGAGAGGAGCGGGCTGAAG GTCGAGGACCTGGATCGACTGAACATCATCCACGTCACGGGGACGAAGGGCaag GGCTCAGCATGCGCCTTTACCGAGTGCATCCTCCGCAGCTATGGGCTGAAGACGGGCTTTTACAG ctcccctcacCTGGTGCAGGTGCGTGAGCGGATCCGCATCAATGGGCAGCCCATCAGCAAGGAGCTCTTCAGCAAGTACTTCTGGCTCGTCTACAACCGCCTGGAGGAGACCaag GACCCGGAACATGCCAGCATGCCGGCGTACTTCCGCTTCCTCACCATCATGGCCTTCCACGTCTTCCTGCAGGAGAAG gtgGACCTGGCAGTGGTGGAGGTTGGCATCGGCGGCGCCTACGACTGCACTAACATCATCAG GGCGCCGGTGGTGTGTGGGATCTCCTCCCTGGGCATTGACCACACCAGCATCTTGGGGGACACCATGGAGAAGATCGCCTGGCAGAAGGGGGGCATTTTTAAG CCCGGTGTGCCGGCATTCACCGTGATGCAGCCGGAGCGGCCACTGGAGGTGCTGAGGGACCGAGCCCAGGAACAGGAG TGTCCCCTCTACCTCTGCCCGGAGCTGGACGCCTTCGAAGGGGACCACCGGGCACTGGAGCTGGGGCTAGCGGGTGCCCACCAGCGCTCCAACGCCGCCCTGGCCCTGCAGCTGGCACGGACCTGGCTGCAGCGCCGCGGCTGCTGGG GTCTCGGGGAGCTGAAGGAGGTGCCACCAGGTGTGGAGCTGGTGGGGAGGCCAGTGCCGCTGGCGCCCGCCTTTCAACCCACCGATGCCATGATCCAAG GTTTGCGGGACACCGAGTGGCTCGGCCGGACACAGGTGCTGCCCCGCGGCCCCGTGACGTGGTACCTGGATGGTGCCCACACCACCAGCAGCGTCCAGGCCTGCGTCCGCTGGTTCCGCCAGGCCGCCCTCAACCAGGACAAGCCCCACGA cgGCTCCGAGGTGCGCGTGCTGCTCTTCAACGCCACGGGGGACCGGGACACGGCGGCGCTGCTCAAGCTGCTGCTG ccctgccactTCGACTACGCCGTTTTCTGCCCCAACTTCACGGAGGTGTCGGTGGCCAACAACGCTG accAGCAAAACTTCAACGTGACGCTGGAGAACGCCCTGACCCGCTGCCTGGAGAACCAGCGGACGTGGACccggctgctggaggagaagggggggcagGACCCCTGGCTGCCGGCACCCCTGCGGACAGGGGGGCTGCTGCAGCCGACTCCCCCGCGAGGGACCCTGCTCCTGGTCCCCCCGGCCCCACGACCCCTCAATTCCCCCTCCCTCGTCTTCCCCTGCCTGGCCCAGGCACTGCGGTGGGTGGCGCAGGGCCGGGACCCCCGGCTGGCAGCACCCGCGGCCACGGGGGCTCATCCCCACCCCGTCGCCAGCAGCGGGGCCGTGCTGCTGCGGGAGGCAGCCGCCGTCCGCGTCCTGGTCACTGGCAGCCTGCACTTGGTGGGGGGGGTCCTCCGGCTCCTCGACCCCACACTCTCCCAGTAA